In Elusimicrobiaceae bacterium, one genomic interval encodes:
- the rplN gene encoding 50S ribosomal protein L14: MIQLRTIVNVADNSGARKLQCFKVKGGSHRKYASLGDIVVCSVRDAIPTSPLKKGDVVKAVVVRMKKETRRADGSYIRFDDNAVCVITDAMEPKGTRVFGPIARELREKNFLKIISLAPEVV; this comes from the coding sequence ATGATTCAGCTCAGAACGATAGTGAATGTGGCGGACAACTCGGGCGCGAGAAAGCTGCAATGCTTCAAGGTGAAAGGCGGCAGCCATCGCAAATACGCGAGCCTTGGCGATATTGTGGTCTGCTCGGTGAGAGACGCCATACCGACCTCTCCCCTCAAGAAAGGGGATGTCGTGAAAGCGGTGGTCGTGCGGATGAAGAAGGAAACCCGCCGCGCCGACGGTTCCTATATCCGGTTCGATGACAACGCGGTTTGTGTCATTACCGATGCCATGGAACCGAAGGGAACCCGCGTATTCGGGCCCATAGCGCGCGAGCTTCGCGAGAAAAATTTTCTTAAAATCATCTCGCTCGCGCCTGAAGTAGTGTAA
- the rpsQ gene encoding 30S ribosomal protein S17 — protein sequence MSNETRPGRKTFQGVIVSDKMDKTRVVKVERQYKHRMYEKIIRTATRFHAHDEENKSKLGDIVEIMSTRPLSKLKRWRITRIIRSFEA from the coding sequence ATGAGCAACGAAACAAGACCCGGCAGAAAAACCTTTCAGGGTGTGATTGTTTCCGACAAGATGGACAAGACCCGCGTCGTAAAAGTGGAGCGGCAGTACAAGCACCGGATGTATGAAAAGATTATCCGGACGGCTACGCGGTTCCACGCTCATGACGAGGAGAACAAGAGCAAGCTCGGAGACATAGTGGAAATCATGAGCACCCGCCCGCTTTCAAAACTCAAGCGGTGGCGCATAACCCGGATTATCAGGTCCTTTGAGGCGTGA